The Xenopus tropicalis strain Nigerian chromosome 7, UCB_Xtro_10.0, whole genome shotgun sequence genome includes a region encoding these proteins:
- the LOC101730294 gene encoding zinc finger BED domain-containing protein 6 gives MEASCLVAPGPRNSPLMYEMDTDMVGGYNESTGSSQVSTSSGIKVEEIDADGAVDPYSGSIRGDGGTTQVVQADISTPLVPVEVASSPFRGTQGRSAVWDFFEIPPGHTAGNSVVVICKICGALVRRGSPGCRLGTTCLFNHLGRVHGKHLHRGPAANQALLPQNSNSLTSSADGSRVTGSSTSSHAWGREVSSTEIMVLNRRPNRQQTRKNYVPVPLRHQPHAACRRQEANQGIKETRDRGGSRFSAHQRALMARLYSDVLIHCDLCHVLLSSGERDQHVRDTIIMTHMRSQHPQRFCRLEREAARDLLRGDLVLCSTEHNPSCEAGGPID, from the coding sequence ATGGAGGCATCTTGCTTAGTTGCCCCTGGGCCTAGAAATTCACCTCTGATGTATGAAATGGATACAGACATGGTTGGTGGATATAATGAATCCACAGGCTCCAGCCAGGTCAGCACTAGCTCAGGGATAAAGGTAGAGGAAATTGATGCAGATGGAGCTGTTGACCCTTACTCAGGAAGCATTCGTGGAGATGGTGGGACTACGCAGGTTGTACAGGCCGATATTTCTACACCTCTCGTTCCCGTCGAGGTGGCGAGCTCTCCGTTCAGAGGGACTCAGGGTAGGTCGGCAGTTTGGGACTTTTTTGAGATTCCCCCTGGCCATACCGCTGGCAACTCAGTTGTGGTCATCTGCAAGATATGCGGAGCCCTAGTAAGACGAGGAAGTCCCGGCTGTCGACTGGGAACCACCTGCCTTTTTAATCATCTTGGCAGGGTCCATGGGAAGCATCTGCATCGAGGACCTGCTGCCAACCAGGCATTGCTGCCCCAGAATTCCAATTCCCTGACTTCTTCTGCAGATGGCAGTAGGGTCACCGGGTCTTCCACCTCTTCCCATGCATGGGGCAGGGAGGTGTCCTCCACAGAGATCATGGTATTGAACCGTAGGCCTAACAGGCAACAGACACGGAAGAACTATGTGCCCGTTCCGCTAAGACATCAGCCCCATGCAGCCTGTAGACGGCAGGAAGCCAATCAGGGCATTAAGGAGACAAGGGATCGGGGTGGCAGTCGGTTCTCTGCCCACCAGCGGGCGCTAATGGCACGTCTGTATTCGGATGTTCTTATCCATTGCGACCTGTGCCATGTATTGTTGTCCTCAGGCGAGCGAGACCAGCACGTCCGCGACACAATCATCATGACTCACATGAggtcccagcatcctcagcgaTTCTGTCGCTTGGAACGTGAAGCTGCTCGAGACCTGCTTCGTGGTGACCTAGTGCTTTGTTCTACAGAACATAACCCCAGCTGTGAGGCAGGAGGTCCGATCGACTGA